The sequence below is a genomic window from Equus caballus isolate H_3958 breed thoroughbred chromosome 11, TB-T2T, whole genome shotgun sequence.
GATGAATAAGCAGGCAGCCTGCAAACGGATACCAGACCCTTGTCCCCCCAGATGTAACTTTGGGCCAAGACCAAAGCTGGGGTCAGTAGGCTTCCAGGCTCTAGCCTCCCAGAGCTGGACCCAAGCAGACAGTTTTCCTGTTTGGGCTGACAATTCCACATGCCAGTCCAGGGAGGGGACAGTACAGGAGAGGCCAGCTAAGAAATCTGGGTAGAGACCCGAGGAGTAGTCGCTGCTCCATGTtgggcctttgtttcctcatctatgaaaggAAGGTCTTGAACGCTGAACTTGAAGGAGACCTGCTGTCCTTTCTGGTTTTAACACCCTGGGTTGCTTTCTGCTGATGAAATGTGAATTGCATGCAAATgaacatctctctccctctctccctctctccctctcgctctctctctctctctctctctctctctgtctgtctctcgcaGTTGGAACAGACGGGCAGGAGGTGCACCCGAGGAGAGAAATACAGGAAGGGCTGCTTAGAAGGTTCTGGGCCTGCCCTTGGGCTCCAGCCTGGCTCGGGCCACACTGGAGCCCCCAGGTCTCTCAGCAGCCTGCTCTGATAGGCTCTAGGACTGctctcctctgacaggccctgaGGAGCACCCAAGGGCCCTTAGCGAGCAGACCCCAAGGGGCAGCCTTGCGGGTCAGTCCACCGGCCTTGCCCAGACTTGCCCTGGACTCACCCTTGCCCCCCTGGAAAGGTACAGGCTGGAGGGCAGCAACTCCATGACCTGACCTGAGATGAGGAAGCTGCCCCAGGGACCAAATGACCAGAGGAGTTCTGCCCCAGCCTCCACAGGCTGATCCAGGACTGAAAAGAACCTCTTCAGTCTTCAGCcactccctgcccacccctcccccactgacCAGCAATGTGACTCTggccagcacctggcacagtgcctggcacgcaaTAAGAAGATGCCCAGCAAGTGTTTGGGTTCGCATTCAATCCGTTAATTAACTCCcaaatgcatatttattaagtatcGTCTGTGTGTTGGGCACTATTCCAGGATAGGGTATAGAATAAAACAGACCCGCTCCCTGCCCTCACAGCACTCACATtttagtgtatgtgtgtggggaggggggaaTAGATAATaaagtaaatagataaataatttctgatagtgctaagtgctatgaagaaaagagaacaagttAAACATGATAGAGAGTCAATCCAGAAGTAAGCTGGGAGGAATCTTAGGGTGGTAAGGGAAGGTGTCTCTGAGGAGCAGAGACTTAATAAGAAGAAAGATTCTAGAAAGAAgtacagcaagtgcaaaggccctgaggtagaaacAGTCTTAGCTTGATCGGGAAAGGAAACCCAATGGCTAATGTGGCTGGAGGGCAGTGAGTGAGAGGGGGCGTGGTAAGGGATTCAAGTGAAGACGAAAGCAAGAGCCAGCCTGTGAGGCTCTATATCGGACGTGGTTAGAAGTTTGTGTCTCATTCTCAGTGTATTGGGAAGCTACTGGagggaatgagtgaatgaagtcACTctctgctgggcctcagtttccttatctataaaatggagcagATCATTGGTTCCCACCACCAACCTGCAGACTGGAGCTAAACAAGGAGGACCAGAGTCACCTGGGTTGCTTTTAAAGGCACAGATCCACCGGGCTCACTCCCAGGGAATCCTGGTTAGAAGCTCTGAGATGGGGGCCTGCTGTTAGTTGGTTGGTTTTTAAGCTTGAGAATATCTCCTCCAACCAGAactgccttcctctttcctttccactcTTCACCTGTTAGCCCCCAAAAGGTCCtcaggagggggctggggtcaATCCTCAGCTTGACTACTCGAGGATGAGTATCTTTCCCCCCTTGCACCCATTTCCCAGGGCTGCAGATTCACTTTCCTGATGTCCCTGGAGTCCTTCTTACCACAGTCTCATTCCTATGGAAACCAGCTCAAACATCTAGGGGTTGCTGTTTCTGCCAGTTCAGCCCCCACTTTCCCTATACCCTCTCCCATCCCACCCACCGAATCAGGGACCCAGTGGAAGATGCTGCCCTCAGACCAGGGCTGTGTGTATTTCAGGCCACAGACAAGCGGAAGGCACTGGAGGAGACGATGGCCTTTACCACCCAGGCCCTGGCAAGCGTGGCCTACCAGGTGGGCAACCTGGCCGGGCACACACTGCGCATGTTGGACCTGCAGGCGGCCTGCCTGCGGCAGGTGGAAGCCCACGTGAGCACCCTGGGCCAGGTAAGGGGCATGGGAAGGCTTCTTGCATCGGCTCCCAGCTCTTCAGCCCCAGCTGAAAATATCTTCGGATATTTTCTCTAGCAAAAGTGCTTTCCCGCCTTTCTCCAGATGCCTGAGTGCAACACAGAGGCTTGGCACTTCCCAAGCATTTTGAGCCTTTGTATCTCAGCGGCCATGTCTCAGTGTTGGGCCTTGCTGCCCCACCAGATTAGGAGCTCCCTAAAGGCagagctttttctttctctgaatccCACCCAGCATGGCAGAAAGCAGGTTCTACCAATCTCTGTGGCTGCAGAGTAGAGGAAAGAGGCACATGGATCCTGTTCCCAGCTAAACACAGGCGGTAACTTCATAAATGCCCTAGACCCAGAGTGCTTGCTTGGCAAGGTCCTCTTCAGCCCCGGAAGCACTGCCATCACCATACAGTGCCCCCCACCCATTTAGCATACacaccctcctccttccttcctggatcCTTGGCCGAGGAATCGCCCCATGAACCACATGCACAGATCCAGTTACACATGGGCCTGGCCCGCACATCATCCACGTGTTCAATGTGGGGTGTGTCTTTTCCGCTGGCCCCAGCAGGCCAGCGTTCCCACCCGCTCCAGGCTGTACGTTTCTCCACAGAACATCACAAGAGGAAGTTAATTCACTTATTTGTCCCCCAAAAGAGAGAGCTGATCCAGCCACGAATCCCAGCCACCTCCCTGTCACCCGCTCTGTTCTGAGCCAGCCAAGTGGTTGAGTCTCTTCCCAGCCCCCCCGGGAtgctgtgttttctcttttcctctggttcCTGCTCGGCTAATAATAACCTTCATTTTCTTCCACCAGGAAGTTGCTCCAAGTAGTTCCATCCTCTCCTGGCAGTTCTTTTCCCAAGTGCCGTGTGTGGCCTTGGGGACAGAACTCACTCTTTGTCTAGACCTCACTGCCTCCCAGggtccctgtccccaccccaaaGTCTCTGTCCTCTTCCTCCCTTAAGGGGAAGGGTGCTGTACAGAGGCTGCCCCACTGTTACCCCAAACCCTGTCATCCAGATGGTGAACATGCATATGGAGAAGGTGGCCCGAAGGGAGATCGGCACCTTAGCCGCTGTCCAGCGGCTGCCCCCCGGCCAGAAAGTCATCCCCCCTGAGAGCCTACCTCCCCTCACGCCCTACTACAGGAGACCCCTCAACTTCGGCTGCCTGGATGACATTGGCCATGGGATCAAGGTACAGAGATGagcccctcccttctccacaACGCGCCCTCTTCTGCCTCAcggctcccttctctccagctccCCACTTCTCTTCCACATCCATTTTCTTGTCCTAACCTGCAGCCCCTTTCTTTCCTCACTCCCTGAGGCCATCACCCTAAGCCTCCCTTACTCTCCAGGTCCTCCTTATGGGAGGAGCCCCTCCTCCTTAAAAGTCCTCATGACCCTCTCCCCCACCCTAATAACTGGCCTTTACCCTGTACTCAGACAATCTGCTGAGTGACATTTGAACACCCCCGCCCTGCGGGTGCTAGGCGTGAGtgtgaggggaagagagggaagggaggatgTGGGGGTGTGCATGAGAATGGCTCCCCAGCCACATGAGAACAGCGACTTCCTCTGTCTGGAGGTTTGAGGTCACAGCACTGAACAGTCACCCCAGAGCCCCTGTTGGGTGGGAAGGGGCGGGGATGCAGCCACCCAAGGGGGACATAGCGAAGAGAGGGGAGCATAACTCTGGCATTCTATCCTCAGCCCACCTCCCTCTGAGAGGTGAGAgaagatgcacacacacagagacacacacgcTGGATCCCATTTTGTCAATTCCTGTCCTCACACTGCAACATTTCAGATTAGACTGAAGCTCTCCTGTATCTGAATGACCCTCTGATATCTTCAGCATACCATCTCCCCAAAAAGGGGGCACTACACTCCCTCCTTCAGTCACCAGGCCTCCCCACCAGTAAGTTCTTCCTATTGTCCAACTTAAATTCTTTATGCTTCAGCTCAGGTCCCGCTTGTCCCTAGTGAAGTATAGCGAACAGGGAACACCATTCCCCCTGAACCCACTCTTGGGCAACCCCATCAGTGACAGAGGTGCTGTCCCGCCTGGGGGTTTGCACCTGGTCATTTCTACACTCTACTCTAAATGTTCTGCTCCTCTCTGTCCTGAACTCCCAGAGTCAGTTCCACAGGCCTGCAAGGACAGGTGGGACATTTCTAAGCACCGCGGTCCTCTCCTTTCCCCAACTCCCTCCTCAGCCTGCGCTGGGGTTGGGGGTCTAATCAGATTAGTGACCACCAAGCTGGGCACTGAGAAGCTTGAGAAGCGGGGTGGGGATGCTGAGCCCACTCAGCCGCTGAGGCCTTGCAGAGGAAGTGGCCTGCAGACCGTGTCTGTGCTCCGAGGTTTCCGGGCAGATTTgaggcccaggccccagggcccaggcGCGGCaagagggggtggggtggagtggggtgaggtggggtgggagagggggctGGGAAGTGGAAGTGGGAACTTGCTGTGcccgccctccccctcccagTTCTTGTCCGCCCCTCCCCCATTTCCTCTCTGGGATGAGGGGGGCTATTGGGGGGGCCCCCATAGATGTCAGCCCCGCCTCTGCTCCCCCGCAGGATCTGAGCACGCAGCTGTCGCGGACTGGGACCCTGTCTCGAAAGAGCATCAAGGCGCCTGCCACACCCGCCTCTGCCACCCTGGGGTGAGACCCCACCTCGATCCAAAGCAGCCCTACTCCGTCCCGAAACtcgactcccccacccccctcaaCGCGGGCCCCAAACTTCCTCTTACAccagctgccccctccccgcACCCGACCCCTGCTGCCCAGAAGCCTTCCTCCTGCCTGACGAcaccccgcaccccacccccccgccccccaggagACCGCCGCGGGTTCCGGAGCCCGTGCAGCTCCCGGTGTTGCCCGATGGCAAACTCTCAGCCGCCTCATCTGCTTCTTCTCTGGCCTCGGCCGGGTGAGCCCAAGTCCAAGTGCGGGGTGGCGAGGGGAGGGGTTGAGAGGGTCCTCCTGCCAATTGTCATGGTGACTACTAGGGTTGAGGGGACTCCGGATCACAGGGGCGGGGCCGGTTGGGGGATGCTGAATTAGGGAAGTTGTCCTCCAACCTAGACGAGCCCCGCTTTCTCTGGTCTTCAGCAGCGCCGAAGGTGTCGGTGGGGTCTCCACGACCAAGGGGCaggcagcacccccacccccacctctccccagctccacggccccacctcctccaccagCTGCCTCTGACCTCTTCCTGCTGCCCCCTCCGCTGGAGGAACTGTCCCTGCCCCCGCCAGGTAAGGAGCTCCGCCCTCTCCTCCTAGCTCAGCCTTTCTTACCTCCCCatactcctccccaccccacccctcttgGATCTAATCGGACCCACGTCTATGAAAGGCTTGTCCACGGGAGAGGtcatgggagagaaaggagaggaagccGGCAGAGGAACTAACATAACTTGGCACCTGCTTTATACCAGGCCCTGGATTTGAAGCTTCTCATCCGTTTTCTCACTTAAACTTAACACCCTAAGAGGATCTTCACATTCCCATTTAACAGAGGAGGAAGCTAAGGCTGAGAGGTTAaattcagtgacttgcccaagggtcACCCAGCTAAGTGGCAGTGTCTGACTTACACTGTTCAACGTTTTAGTGTTTACTGAACACCTGCTACTTGTCAGAGGCATTGTGGGAGGACCAGGAtgggcagggctggaggaagaTTACATAACATGGGGAGAGCCTGGGGCCCTGCTCTTGAACAGTCAAGTTTCCTGGGGCTGGTGGAGGGGTTCCCTGTGTCCCACTCACAGcccctctgcttccctcccagccccagagctgcccctgcccctggacctgccccctcctccacctctggaTGTAGATGAGTTGGGGCtgcttcctccacccccaccaggcTTTGAACGGGAAGAGCCCAGCTGGGTCCCTGCTACATACTTGGAGAAAGGTACCTGACTCCTGGGAATGAAGGGCACCAGGGTTCTCCCTACTCTTCTACCCTAGAGGCAttcagccccccacccccgcacatATTTTCTCATGAAATGAGCAAGTTGAGAGCCACTGGCCTGGTAGATATTAAGTGAATTGGGGAGGGGTCCCAGGGCTTGGGAGAAGGACCGCCTGCCCCACTCCCTGCAGCCTTCTCCCCTAGATGCTCGCTAGAGTCCAGTATGTGGGCCCCTGCATCCCCACGATGGGGCAGGACGAACATCTCACAGCAGCCTCTCCTCCTGTCCTGCAGTGGTGACACTGTACCCATACACCCGCCAGAAGGACAACGAGCTCTCCTTCTCTGAGGGAACCATCATCTGCGTCACCCGCCGCTACTCCGATGGCTGGTGTGAGGGTGTCAGCTCAGAGGGGACTGGATTCTTCCCGGGGAACTATGTGGAGCCCAGCTGCTGACAGCCTGGGACTCTCTGGGCTGCTAACCCAGGCTCTGCCCTGAGCAGCCTCTGGAGCCCCGGGCCAAAGCCAGCTCCAAGATCAAGGCTGGACTAGGTCTGCCCGCCTCTTGGGCTGTGAGCTGTGTCCGCTCCTTCCCCCTACTGCGGTGGGAAGGGgtcctggggagagagaggagatacCCAGAGGCCTGCTCCAGACAGGAAAGAACTGAAAGACAAGGAGTTTGGTGACCTTGTCCACAGAGGACCCCTACTCTGTGCAGGGCGGGGTCTCCAGCTGCAAGTGCCAGCTTTGAATAAAACTCTGACCCTCTTGATAATTGCCCTGCAGGGCtagggggcagagaggagggattGAAAGGCATCCCAGTTCTAAGGCTCCTGCTAATTACGGAGCCACCCTCTGCCTGCCGCTAGCAGTAGTGTCTCTCCCATCTCTTCGGTCCTCATTAGGTGCCCTCTGCACTAGACCTCTGATGCCCCTCAGCAATGACTGACTGCACCTTGTTCTTTTGCCTGTTGCCTGCTGTGTGTTATGTGTTCAGTGTTGGTTCCTGAAGCCGGGCACTCTCCAAGAGTGGGGACTAACTCCCTCACTTAAGTGGGGCTCTCTGAGAGCAGAGACCACCTCACCCTCACCCCTTAGACTGCGGCGCGAGAGATCTCAGTCACCTCTTCCCCCTTCACCTCCTTTATAGCTCTAAAACAtcaaagagggaggaggggcttgGGTTTTGCTGGCTCTGCTTTAAAATATCAAGGCCTTCTGACCCACCGCGGAGGTGGGGGGCGCAGAGGGCCCAGCCCGCGAGGCGACTTTGGTAAAATCCCTGGTCTCTTGCTGCATAGACGAGGCTGGGGTGCGAGGAGACACTGTCGCACGCTGCGAGGTCCCTTGCAGGCCGGACAGTGTGCTACCTCGTTCCACCACCAGGAGGCGACTGTTCCCTctggctttttttcctttggggatgctggcggggtgggtgggggaagaGAGGCAAGAAGAAAAGGGATAGAAGGTGGGGTCGCGGTAGGTGAAGCAGGATCTAGGCCTGGGGACTTGGGCGGGGAGCCGGGTGCAGCCGGGAGGATTTCGGGATCTGGAAGAGGGGAGGTTACACGGCCCGAGGCAGCGGTTAAAGCAGCGGGACAcgtttcttctctcccctcccagggaACCCAGTCCTCCCAGTTTGGAGGACAAGGTTTTTAGAAACACTGCTGCCTTCCCCGGTATGCGCACCTCCCCGGTGGGGCCAGACTCCAGAATAATTGTTTTGCAGAGGAACTGGGCGGGGCAGCCGAACTGGGTTAACTGCATAGATAGGGGCTGTCCGAactcccgcccccagcccccaaaTGGACAAGCCCGGAATTCCAGAAATTCCCAGAGGGACACACCGAAGCGAAAGGgaaaagggaattaaaaaaacTAGGTTTGTCTTTCCCGATCTCCCCCCTCCTCGCCCCTTCCCCGCCCGGGCGCCCCCCGCAGGCCGCCGTCCTCAGGACGTCTTCAGCACCTGCTGCAGATGCACGCGCACGTCGGCGGCCGTTTCCCAGGGCACCACAGTGGCGCGGAAAGAGCTGGGCTCGGCCTTCTGCGCCTCCTGGATAAGGCGGTGCATGGGGTACCCGCGGCGCGGGAAGGCCACGTCGCCGCCCGCCAGCAGCCCCGTGGGGCAGAAGTCATTGGCGCCGTCGCCCACGTAGAAAAGGCGCTCGAAGTGCACGCCGTCGTGGGCCCGCTCGCGCAGGTAGTCGCTGAGCACCTTGTGCTTGCACATGTTGGCGGGGCAGCGCGCGCAGCTGTGCGTGTGGAAGGGCCGCAGCGCCAGTAGCCCCCGCGCGTCGGGCCCCGCCGGGTTGCTGAAGATGCGGCGGAACAGGCCGTGGTGGCCGGCGGCGCGTAGCGCGCTCTCCACGCCGAAGGTGTTGGCATCGGAGATGAGAATAACCTCGAAGCTGGCGCCCTGCTTGGCCACAAACTGCAGCAGGTCGCCCATGCCTGGCGACAGGGGGATGGCCTCGTAGATGGCACGCAGGTCCCGCGGCCGCACGCCCTGCTCGCCCAGGTACTTGAAGACGCGCTGCATGTACTCGTTGTAGAAGCCCTCGCGGTAGGTGGCACGCAGGCTCTCCGGCAGCCGCTGGCCCGGCGCGGCGCGCACGATCGAGTCGTCGCTGTTTTCGTCCACGATAGTCTCGTCGAAGTCGAAGGTCAGGAGGAAGCGCGGCGCGCCCTGCGCGGCCATCCCGCCGtcctgggagcagggaggagaagagca
It includes:
- the PHOSPHO1 gene encoding phosphoethanolamine/phosphocholine phosphatase isoform X4, whose product is MSGCFPVAGLRCLSRDGGMAAQGAPRFLLTFDFDETIVDENSDDSIVRAAPGQRLPESLRATYREGFYNEYMQRVFKYLGEQGVRPRDLRAIYEAIPLSPGMGDLLQFVAKQGASFEVILISDANTFGVESALRAAGHHGLFRRIFSNPAGPDARGLLALRPFHTHSCARCPANMCKHKVLSDYLRERAHDGVHFERLFYVGDGANDFCPTGLLAGGDVAFPRRGYPMHRLIQEAQKAEPSSFRATVVPWETAADVRVHLQQVLKTS
- the PHOSPHO1 gene encoding phosphoethanolamine/phosphocholine phosphatase isoform X2 — its product is MSGCFPVAGLRCLSRVCRRLVREAPTFPSPTASPAARLLRTLAETPPADTGNWSWTCQRLWPWPANQPLPGRLPPRPLSLALSSSSCSSPPCSQDGGMAAQGAPRFLLTFDFDETIVDENSDDSIVRAAPGQRLPESLRATYREGFYNEYMQRVFKYLGEQGVRPRDLRAIYEAIPLSPGMGDLLQFVAKQGASFEVILISDANTFGVESALRAAGHHGLFRRIFSNPAGPDARGLLALRPFHTHSCARCPANMCKHKVLSDYLRERAHDGVHFERLFYVGDGANDFCPTGLLAGGDVAFPRRGYPMHRLIQEAQKAEPSSFRATVVPWETAADVRVHLQQVLKTS
- the ABI3 gene encoding ABI gene family member 3 isoform X1, which translates into the protein MAELQQLQEFEIPTGREALRGNHSALLRVADYCENNYVQATDKRKALEETMAFTTQALASVAYQVGNLAGHTLRMLDLQAACLRQVEAHVSTLGQMVNMHMEKVARREIGTLAAVQRLPPGQKVIPPESLPPLTPYYRRPLNFGCLDDIGHGIKDLSTQLSRTGTLSRKSIKAPATPASATLGRPPRVPEPVQLPVLPDGKLSAASSASSLASAGSAEGVGGVSTTKGQAAPPPPPLPSSTAPPPPPAASDLFLLPPPLEELSLPPPAPELPLPLDLPPPPPLDVDELGLLPPPPPGFEREEPSWVPATYLEKVVTLYPYTRQKDNELSFSEGTIICVTRRYSDGWCEGVSSEGTGFFPGNYVEPSC
- the ABI3 gene encoding ABI gene family member 3 isoform X2 codes for the protein MAELQQLQEFEIPTGREALRGNHSALLRVADYCENNYVQATDKRKALEETMAFTTQALASVAYQVGNLAGHTLRMLDLQAACLRQVEAHVSTLGQMVNMHMEKVARREIGTLAAVQRLPPGQKVIPPESLPPLTPYYRRPLNFGCLDDIGHGIKDLSTQLSRTGTLSRKSIKAPATPASATLGRPPRVPEPVQLPVLPDGKLSAASSASSLASAGAEGVGGVSTTKGQAAPPPPPLPSSTAPPPPPAASDLFLLPPPLEELSLPPPAPELPLPLDLPPPPPLDVDELGLLPPPPPGFEREEPSWVPATYLEKVVTLYPYTRQKDNELSFSEGTIICVTRRYSDGWCEGVSSEGTGFFPGNYVEPSC
- the PHOSPHO1 gene encoding phosphoethanolamine/phosphocholine phosphatase isoform X3; protein product: MSGCFPVAGLRCLSRDGGMAAQGAPRFLLTFDFDETIVDENSDDSIVRAAPGQRLPESLRATYREGFYNEYMQRVFKYLGEQGVRPRDLRAIYEAIPLSPGMGDLLQFVAKQGASFEVILISDANTFGVESALRAAGHHGLFRRIFSNPAGPDARGLLALRPFHTHSCARCPANMCKHKVLSDYLRERAHDGVHFERLFYVGDGANDFCPTGLLAGGDVAFPRRGYPMHRLIQEAQKAEPSSFRATVVPWETAADVRVHLQQHPQRKKSQREQSPPGGGTR
- the PHOSPHO1 gene encoding phosphoethanolamine/phosphocholine phosphatase isoform X1 translates to MSGCFPVAGLRCLSRVCRRLVREAPTFPSPTASPAARLLRTLAETPPADTGNWSWTCQRLWPWPANQPLPGRLPPRPLSLALSSSSCSSPPCSQDGGMAAQGAPRFLLTFDFDETIVDENSDDSIVRAAPGQRLPESLRATYREGFYNEYMQRVFKYLGEQGVRPRDLRAIYEAIPLSPGMGDLLQFVAKQGASFEVILISDANTFGVESALRAAGHHGLFRRIFSNPAGPDARGLLALRPFHTHSCARCPANMCKHKVLSDYLRERAHDGVHFERLFYVGDGANDFCPTGLLAGGDVAFPRRGYPMHRLIQEAQKAEPSSFRATVVPWETAADVRVHLQQHPQRKKSQREQSPPGGGTR